TTCTTTAAGATCTTCCTCTCCCATTTCAGCTCTGAATCCATGGTAACATCTTCTCTTTCTCTATCTTCTTTTTGTTTTTGTCATGGACTTTGAATCAGTTTGCTTTCTTTACTATATGTACACCTCTTGAGATGAAACCAAATCTTGTCATTGGTTCGTGGAAAGCCTCTGTTATGGTCAGAGGTATCAACCTGACTATTTTAGTAGATGGCTCTTGATTAGTCTTACCGTAAGAGTCTCTCTTGTTTATATATCTTGAAGGCTAGCTTTTGATTTATGGTTTTCATGCTACATATTTGCAGGTGATTCCAGCGTCGTATTACGATGAGCTACCACTTGTTTTGCCCAAAACAGCGCTTCTCCAAGGAAGTGATGGTGGATGCTTCTGGAAAGTGGCTATGATTAAGAGGCGAAATGAGGTGTACTTTGGACAAGGGTGGTCTAAGTTCGTGGAGGATAACCGTCTCAGAGATGGAGACGTGTTGACTTTCGTTTATGACGGATCTCGAAGTTTCACGGTCGACATCTATGGTGGCAGTAGAGCATGTAAAGAGGTGAGAGCTGTTGCTCAAGTTATATCCGTAGATGATGATGATGATGATGACAAAGAAGACACAAACCCTTCTTCAGAGCCTGAGATGGCGCAGACTGTCCCCAATGCGAGAAACCATGGTCCTAAAACACTCACTCTTTAGCATTTTTCATCACTTAAAAATCATTTCGTTTGATTGCTTTTTAATACAAAGAAGCTCTGTTTTAATGCTCTGAGATTTTTTGTGGTTTATACCTCAGAGGAGTCCAACATCATTGAACCTGAGGTTGCACAGAGAGTCCCAAGAACCAGGAGCAAAGGTCTAAAACACACTCTATTTACCTTTCTCAATCACTTTGGTCAATTTCGTTTGGTTGGTTTTTATATTAACAAGCTTTGTTTTTTTTTTTTCCAGGAAAAAAGAGAGTTGTTGTTCAAGATTCTGATGATTCGTTCATCTCAGAAGATTCCGACAGCTTGAGTGACAGTTCCTACTCTCCTCCTAACGATGACGCACTCCTTGACGTGACCCCAAAAGTGACAAACTCAAGGAAGAAAGGTTTAACTAAAAACACATAATCATTTCCCTGATCTTTCTGTTTATATATATATATATATACGTAACTGTGTTTGTTTGTCTCTTGACTCTTCACAGGAGAGCTCAGATCAGTAAACTCTAATGTTGGTTCAACAAGTAACAGCTCTGGTTCAGTGTCCAGGAAGAGACGTAAACTTCTTCATTTGCTTGGTTTCCTTATTTCCCTTACTGCATCATTAACCTATGTGACAGATACTTATTCTTGAAATGTGTTATTATTGACAGAGTCTACAATCAAGAATCCAGAGGTGTACCTGGATGATCCCAATAATGTATGTTTTGAGATAATCCTTAAGAACAGGATATACGAGCTGGTAAGAACCCGCAATTACGCTTTCTTAATTAAATTGTTTAAGTTAAAAGAGTTACAGATTTGTCTGACTAATTTTTGTTGTAACCTACAGACCGTTCCTAAGCAAATAGTGAAAGACTATTGCCTGAAGTTCCAAGCTTACGTGTGCTACATTGACAACCACGAAAGCGGGACGCTAGAAGCGAGGGTAGCAACGTGGCAGGATCAGCGTGTGTCTATCAAAAAATGGGAGCGCATATGCCAGAGGAACGGACTGAAGAAAGGAGATCGTCTCTTGTGCGAGCTCTTTCGAAAGGAAGGTCTTGTTTATGCAGTCAAGATCCATGTCGTCACCACCGCCTCCTAGATATGAATCTCTACACCGTTTATTAGTTATGTGGTGTGAGCAAAGAGAGATATTTGAGTTGCTCAAAGTTTATGGTTTCTCAGTTTGTTGTGTGCTCTAAGGTTTAAAGACTTTGATGGATCATCTCTATGTTTTTAGTTTGTTTTTTTTATCTAAGAGTTTGTTGTCTGAGTTCTAGTCTTTTCCTAGTTCGAATTAGTCTGTATTAATCTCAAAAACATGGCATAAAGTATTAATGCCATCAAGATTTAAATTTGGAGTATAACACAACCTATCTCTATGCTTATTAAGTTGTATTGTCAGACTGCAAAACCAGAACCTACTAATAAACACCACTTTAATTGCATTCTGTATCCGAATGTTGTATAGCATATATAGAACAGTTGAAGGATTGAAGCAAATGTTAATTTATCTGAACTGATGGAAAGAGAAGGTTCGGAGACATTAATGCAGGACCATTCCTGCCTTCAGGGAAGAGAAGGTTCACATATGATGAAGTCTCTTGCTTCACTTTGACAAAAAAAAAAGTCTCTTGCTTCACAAACAACTTCAATTAAAGTGATCGGTCAAGGAGGTTTGGTATTGTGTGACGTGTTTAGTTTAGCAAGTGTGGTAGTAAGAAGTTGATTAGATACAGACACAAGATTTGGGATTTGATCGTTCATAAGATATACTAATGGACTAAACACAATTACGTGTGCATGCATGGTGACAGATAGTACACAACATTTATGCTAAACGAGAAGAGTGACGTGTACAGTTTCGGGAACGTATACTACAGATCTTTAATACTCCATTTTATTAATTTATAAGTTCATTTGTGTGTTTTGTTTATGATATATTATAGTTTAAAATAATAATATTTATTCCTGTATATCAAAGAGGTAACTGGAAAAATGGCATAGGCAAAAGCTGGAAGTAGCATCAGGGCGATCGTTTCTTTGACCACTCAAAACACGCAAAAGCTTCTCTGTTTCTTCATTACTTTTGTCTTTGACCGTCATTTATTAGAAGTTACGGGGTTCTTCTGAAAATCATCCGAGGATCAAAATAGTAAATAAATCAAACCTTTCTGAGATGCCATGCAGAATAGTGCACTGTCTTTAAAGAACAGAGAGTGCTCATCGTCACAGCTGCTCTCTTTCTTTCTCTCTTCCCATTTTATTTTAAAGTTTCTCACTCACTCTTTATCTCTTCTCAGTGGCTCTCCCACGTTTCTTTAAAACAAAAGTCAGATTTGTTTTATGCAATCAAGATCCACATCATCAACACAACCCATACACAAATCTTTATAACGTTATTAAGCTAGCATGTGAGCGATTTGAGTTGCTCAAGTTGATACTGTGGATCTTGATTGTATAAACCAAATCTTCTAGCCCGGACCAGTCTGTAGAAGAAACACGGTGTAAACACGGTGTAAACACGGTGCAAACAACACAACCAATCTCAATATGCTTAGTATGAAGTTGTAATGTAAGACTGCAACATTGGAATCCCTATTTAACCAAATAAACGTTGGAATCCCTACTACTACTACAAACCACTTTTAATCGCATTCTACATCAGAAAGTCGTATATCCTTGCAACACTTAAAATAAAATGTTTCTGATTGATTTTGTTGCTTCCAAAAATCTAAACCGATGGAAACAAGCATATGATAACCGGGCCTCGTGGTCTGGTGGTAAAGAAACCTCGGCTGAGGTGTCCGCCATCACGAGTTCGAGGTCCGGCCACAGTGGATTTAAAATGGTTTCCGTTTGGCTTCCAGGACCTTCCTCGTCAGTTCCGGTTGGACGCGGTGGGATAGTCTCACTAAGTGAGAGGTCTGGATACCTGTATTATCAAAAAAAAAAAAAAAAAAAGCATAAGGATGATTACACAAATATTTTGTAATGTAATAATTTTTAATATAAGATCTTGTTGTTAATGGAATTTGATATATTAAGATCCAACAAAATATATTTTAGATATTCTTCTAAAAATGTTGAAATGCATTTATAACATTATTTAAAACCTAATAAAAAAATGTTTATAAAGTTGTTTATATAGGTGGCAAAATCGAAGAACGTTTTTACAAGTCACTTTTAACGCGTCGTCGACATCACTATTTAACCATTTGTAGAAAAGTCAAATCTCCTTTTTCCTCTTCTTCATCGTATGATTGATACTTTTATCCGTCCTTCTCTATCGTCTCCAAAGTTTGATCCTTTCCTTCTCAGATCACACACTTTTTCATCTGATCTTCAATAAAAACACCAAATCTCCCATTTCAATTGCCTTATCAGAGACTCCCAGACCTTAAAGGCTTGATTTTTATTTCGTTTTTCTCTCGTCTCCATGAAGAAGGTTCTTCATCGAAGTTTCAAGCCTGCGAAATGGTAATCCTTTTTTTTTTCTTCTGGGTCATTGAAAGATTGCAACTTTATGTTTTGTAACGCTTCCTGTTTCTGTAATGAAG
This sequence is a window from Brassica oleracea var. oleracea cultivar TO1000 chromosome C1, BOL, whole genome shotgun sequence. Protein-coding genes within it:
- the LOC106297570 gene encoding B3 domain-containing protein At4g34400-like produces the protein MAPPGFFKIFLSHFSSESMVIPASYYDELPLVLPKTALLQGSDGGCFWKVAMIKRRNEVYFGQGWSKFVEDNRLRDGDVLTFVYDGSRSFTVDIYGGSRACKEVRAVAQVISVDDDDDDDKEDTNPSSEPEMAQTVPNARNHEESNIIEPEVAQRVPRTRSKGKKRVVVQDSDDSFISEDSDSLSDSSYSPPNDDALLDVTPKVTNSRKKGELRSVNSNVGSTSNSSGSVSRKRQSTIKNPEVYLDDPNNVCFEIILKNRIYELTVPKQIVKDYCLKFQAYVCYIDNHESGTLEARVATWQDQRVSIKKWERICQRNGLKKGDRLLCELFRKEGLVYAVKIHVVTTAS